In the genome of Candidatus Baltobacteraceae bacterium, one region contains:
- a CDS encoding glycosyltransferase: MISIVLPAYNEAAHIESNVLEVVDTFSSLNYDFEVIVVDDGSPDSTYLSAVRAKSSHPEKVRVVRYDVNRGKGNALVCGACYARGDLIAFLDADMDLHPSQLPVLIEQLEATGVDVVIGSKRHPASNVDYPRHRWVLSWGFFVLIRMFFGLPLRDTQTGIKVFRREVVEAVFPLILAKRFAFDVEVLAVAHHLGFKISDAPITLRFGRKFSRIRPYDVFYTMRDTLAIFYRLRLRRYYDQRGRELREQGLSPSREVHSADDAPEDSIATSSPC; this comes from the coding sequence GTGATCTCGATCGTTTTACCGGCCTATAACGAGGCCGCGCACATCGAGTCGAACGTGCTCGAGGTCGTCGATACGTTTTCGAGCCTCAACTACGACTTCGAGGTGATCGTCGTCGACGACGGCAGCCCCGACAGTACGTATCTGTCGGCGGTGCGCGCAAAATCCAGCCATCCCGAAAAGGTGCGCGTCGTCCGTTACGACGTCAACCGAGGAAAGGGAAACGCGCTCGTCTGCGGCGCCTGTTACGCACGCGGCGATCTGATCGCCTTTCTCGATGCGGATATGGATCTGCACCCCTCGCAGCTTCCCGTATTGATCGAGCAGCTCGAGGCGACCGGCGTCGACGTCGTAATCGGATCGAAGCGCCATCCCGCCTCCAACGTGGACTATCCGCGCCATCGCTGGGTTCTCAGCTGGGGATTCTTCGTCCTCATACGCATGTTTTTCGGGCTGCCGCTTCGCGATACGCAAACCGGCATCAAGGTGTTCCGGCGCGAGGTCGTCGAGGCGGTGTTCCCGCTCATTCTCGCCAAACGGTTCGCGTTCGACGTCGAGGTTTTGGCGGTCGCGCATCATCTGGGCTTCAAGATCAGCGACGCGCCCATCACGCTCCGCTTCGGAAGAAAGTTCAGCCGTATTCGACCGTACGACGTCTTTTACACGATGCGCGACACTCTGGCGATCTTCTACCGGTTACGCCTTCGCCGCTACTACGATCAACGCGGTCGCGAACTTCGCGAGCAAGGCCTCTCGCCATCGCGCGAGGTTCACTCCGCCGACGACGCCCCGGAGGATTCCATCGCGACCTCCAGCCCCTGCTGA
- a CDS encoding glycosyltransferase family 4 protein, with amino-acid sequence MSRRLLMLNWRDQRHPASGGAELVTYRVLTRLARDYGWDVEWFSGAYPGAASQETADGILYVREGSQATVHLCAYRRYRNRRFDVVVDQTNTIPFFTPLYAKSPVTLFIHQLAREVWFYEAPAALRAIGYTMEPWLLRCYRNVPAITVSDSTSQSLRHIGLRGPVTVIPECVDDPGPPSEPIKSGANDVIVLGRLAPSKRIEESIRAAAELRRLGWNGTLHVVGGGKPEYLNHLKALAYDLHQKTVFHGKVNDDERGRLLDQSALLWMTSVREGWGLVVSEAGRHWTPAVVYDSPGLRDAVRNGETGMVVPPDARQLARAAKELLDDSGRLERYAQAARDFSHELTWEKTTRAFQQGLEVAMESSGASSAE; translated from the coding sequence GTGTCACGCCGTCTGCTCATGCTCAACTGGCGCGACCAGCGGCATCCCGCCTCCGGCGGCGCCGAGCTCGTGACGTACCGCGTTTTGACGCGCCTCGCGCGCGACTACGGTTGGGACGTCGAATGGTTCTCGGGCGCGTATCCCGGAGCGGCATCGCAAGAGACGGCGGACGGCATCCTGTACGTCCGCGAGGGAAGCCAAGCGACGGTTCATCTGTGCGCGTATCGACGCTATCGCAACAGGCGGTTCGACGTCGTCGTCGACCAGACCAATACGATTCCGTTCTTCACTCCGCTCTACGCAAAAAGCCCGGTGACGCTCTTCATCCACCAGCTTGCGCGCGAAGTGTGGTTTTACGAAGCGCCCGCGGCGTTGCGCGCGATCGGATATACGATGGAGCCGTGGCTCCTGCGCTGCTATCGGAACGTACCCGCCATCACGGTTTCCGATTCCACCTCGCAGAGTTTACGCCATATCGGGTTGCGCGGACCGGTTACGGTGATTCCTGAATGCGTCGACGATCCGGGGCCGCCGAGCGAACCGATCAAAAGCGGTGCCAATGACGTCATCGTCCTGGGGCGGCTGGCTCCTTCCAAGCGCATCGAGGAGTCGATTCGCGCGGCCGCCGAGTTGCGGCGCCTCGGCTGGAACGGAACGCTTCACGTCGTCGGGGGCGGAAAGCCCGAGTACCTGAACCATCTCAAGGCGCTCGCGTACGATCTTCATCAAAAGACGGTGTTTCACGGAAAGGTGAACGACGACGAGCGCGGACGATTGCTCGACCAGTCGGCATTGCTTTGGATGACGTCGGTGCGTGAAGGTTGGGGATTGGTCGTCAGCGAGGCGGGACGCCATTGGACGCCGGCGGTGGTTTACGATAGCCCGGGGCTGCGCGACGCGGTGCGTAACGGAGAAACCGGTATGGTCGTTCCGCCGGATGCGCGGCAGCTGGCGCGCGCTGCGAAGGAGCTACTCGACGATTCGGGCCGGCTCGAGCGTTACGCGCAAGCGGCGCGCGACTTCTCGCACGAGCTCACGTGGGAGAAAACGACGCGGGCGTTTCAGCAGGGGCTGGAGGTCGCGATGGAATCCTCCGGGGCGTCGTCGGCGGAGTGA
- a CDS encoding NAD(P)-dependent oxidoreductase, producing MRRWLITGASGFIGARVARLLAAAGDEVLGIGRKDANLLDVPAAVSVLQRAEPTHLMLLAWTTEHGKFWNDAANDDWLFATQALAEAFVRGGGEAIVGAGSCAEYEWNGSRCREDATPLVPATPYGRAKAALYASLTRLCLDRNARCAWGRVFFAYGPGEPAPKLIPSLIDAALDGRPLVLREPHRRLDFVHANDVASAFVALGSANANGAYNLATGRDVSIWDVAAEIAAQTRTDVGPERHETAPPAPDVTADVARLQALGWSAAFDLRSGMADAIAARRTSR from the coding sequence GTGCGACGCTGGCTGATTACGGGCGCGAGCGGCTTCATTGGGGCGCGCGTCGCGCGACTGCTCGCAGCGGCCGGAGACGAGGTTCTCGGCATCGGGCGCAAAGACGCGAACCTGCTCGACGTGCCGGCGGCGGTCTCCGTGCTGCAGCGCGCCGAGCCGACACACCTCATGCTGCTGGCGTGGACGACCGAACATGGTAAGTTTTGGAACGATGCGGCAAACGACGACTGGCTCTTCGCGACGCAAGCGCTTGCCGAAGCGTTCGTGCGCGGCGGCGGCGAAGCGATTGTCGGTGCCGGCTCGTGCGCGGAGTACGAGTGGAACGGCTCCCGATGTCGCGAAGACGCGACGCCGCTCGTCCCCGCGACGCCGTATGGCCGTGCCAAAGCCGCGCTGTACGCATCGCTTACGCGCCTGTGTTTGGACCGCAACGCGCGCTGCGCTTGGGGCAGAGTGTTCTTCGCGTACGGTCCCGGAGAACCGGCGCCGAAGTTGATTCCATCGTTGATAGATGCAGCGCTCGACGGGCGTCCGCTCGTCTTGCGCGAACCTCATCGCCGATTGGACTTCGTTCACGCGAACGACGTGGCGAGCGCGTTCGTCGCGTTGGGATCCGCAAACGCAAACGGAGCGTACAACCTCGCGACGGGCCGCGACGTCTCGATCTGGGACGTTGCCGCCGAGATTGCAGCGCAGACGAGAACCGACGTCGGACCAGAACGGCACGAGACGGCCCCCCCCGCTCCGGACGTAACGGCTGACGTCGCGCGACTTCAAGCACTCGGCTGGTCTGCGGCCTTCGACCTTCGCTCGGGAATGGCCGACGCGATCGCTGCAAGACGGACAAGCCGATGA
- a CDS encoding dTDP-4-dehydrorhamnose 3,5-epimerase family protein, with protein MQTERTTLPGAFRLQCRRSTDARGAFVKYFDAELFRNAGLCDAFAQAAWAENERAGTVRGLHYQANPCEEAKVVRCSRGRIYDVLVDLRADSPAYGQWESFELDSESGIMLYAPPGVAHGYQTLDDRSIVDYLISARFVPDLQRGIHWRSPRLAIAWPLDVSEISERDDGFPAFTCDAG; from the coding sequence ATGCAGACTGAAAGGACGACCCTTCCCGGCGCGTTTCGCTTACAATGCCGCCGGTCGACCGATGCGCGCGGTGCGTTCGTTAAATACTTCGATGCGGAGCTCTTCCGCAACGCCGGCCTCTGCGATGCGTTCGCGCAAGCCGCGTGGGCGGAGAACGAACGCGCGGGTACGGTGCGCGGCCTGCATTACCAAGCGAATCCGTGCGAGGAAGCAAAGGTCGTTCGCTGCAGTCGCGGCCGTATCTATGACGTTCTCGTCGACTTGCGCGCGGACTCGCCGGCGTACGGGCAATGGGAAAGTTTCGAGCTCGATTCCGAATCCGGCATCATGCTCTACGCACCGCCCGGCGTAGCGCATGGGTATCAGACGCTCGACGATCGCAGCATCGTCGATTATTTGATCTCGGCACGGTTCGTACCCGATTTACAACGCGGTATCCATTGGCGCAGCCCTCGTCTTGCTATTGCGTGGCCGCTGGACGTGAGCGAAATTTCGGAGCGGGACGACGGATTTCCGGCCTTTACGTGCGACGCTGGCTGA
- a CDS encoding glycosyltransferase family A protein: MGDPAVTTVIATYNRAALVTRAIRSVQAQSYENVVIAVYDNASTDETQAVVETLARDDRRIRYHRRASNVGAANNFLFALRDVATPFFHMLSDDDVIFPDFISEAVSWLERFPDARFAAGGTLEVFDNGALLFAPQAFWPRDGCYVTPDGLTHMLQGFHPSWTTVLFRRQVLEEAGEFDPALGNVVDLEYTLRVAAQYPYVVFRKPSGVFSRHSAAGGEFTSAAIVDQFEDMTQRLLALPTLDQPTKAIVESELAGMRHKRAMQVAVKELLRAQPVRAAETLRYYHQRYPRTNLSRFLSLVSAAGAVCPPLLATMRPLEALRRSVVARKSRMAARKHGVDLGPGEASAPLERAEPHASR, translated from the coding sequence ATGGGCGACCCCGCCGTTACCACGGTAATTGCGACCTATAACCGCGCCGCGCTGGTAACGCGGGCGATTCGCAGCGTTCAAGCTCAATCGTACGAGAACGTCGTGATCGCCGTGTACGACAACGCCTCTACCGACGAAACGCAGGCGGTCGTCGAGACGCTCGCGCGCGACGATCGAAGAATTCGCTATCATCGTCGAGCGAGCAACGTCGGAGCGGCAAATAACTTCTTGTTCGCGCTGCGCGACGTCGCCACGCCTTTCTTCCATATGCTCTCCGACGACGACGTGATCTTTCCCGACTTCATTTCCGAGGCCGTTTCGTGGCTGGAGCGTTTCCCGGACGCGCGATTCGCTGCGGGCGGAACGCTCGAGGTGTTCGATAACGGCGCGCTGTTGTTTGCGCCGCAGGCGTTTTGGCCCCGCGACGGGTGTTACGTGACACCGGACGGATTGACGCACATGTTGCAAGGATTTCATCCGTCCTGGACGACCGTATTGTTTCGCCGGCAGGTCCTCGAAGAAGCCGGAGAGTTCGATCCCGCGCTCGGCAACGTCGTCGACCTCGAGTATACGCTGCGCGTTGCCGCTCAATATCCGTACGTCGTCTTCCGGAAACCTTCGGGCGTTTTTAGCCGGCACTCGGCGGCCGGCGGGGAGTTCACCAGCGCCGCGATCGTCGATCAGTTCGAAGATATGACGCAGCGCCTTCTCGCGCTGCCCACGCTCGACCAGCCGACGAAGGCGATCGTCGAGTCCGAGCTCGCCGGGATGCGTCACAAGCGCGCGATGCAAGTCGCGGTCAAAGAACTGCTGCGCGCGCAACCGGTGCGTGCCGCCGAGACGCTGCGCTACTATCACCAGCGATATCCCAGGACCAACCTATCGCGCTTTTTGTCTTTGGTGTCCGCCGCGGGCGCCGTCTGTCCGCCGCTGCTGGCGACGATGCGGCCTCTGGAAGCCTTACGCCGCAGCGTTGTTGCGCGGAAATCGCGTATGGCGGCGCGCAAGCACGGAGTCGATCTGGGTCCAGGAGAGGCTTCGGCCCCGCTCGAAAGAGCCGAGCCGCACGCCAGTCGATAG